One Microbacterium sp. No. 7 genomic window carries:
- a CDS encoding AI-2E family transporter: MKRRAPAPAPPPASPAPAAPALAAPTRILLTLAAGVIVLVGLFLARDVLGPLLLGAVIAIICHPVRHPLERRGWPSWAATSAVIAVAYLVLAALAAMLAFAAIQFTRLVVDFAPELRAAADGIMTWLRDVGFERQAADAVASVLDPGSLASLAASTGNAVLSVLMAFFFVLAYVIFMAADGARYARAEARFGSSITGTMQRFRAFNRGVRTYYVVNATFGAIVAIIDGLALWALQVPAPIVWAILAFVTNFIPNIGFVLGLVPPAVLALVVGGWPLMLAVVAIYCVVNVTLQVMIQPKFVSDAVDITLTLSFFSVVFWTLVVGPLGAILAIPLTLLTRALLLEPYPDRRWLRWLSGEDDAAPGAPPARTAGPVSSGRSAGRSATRRS, from the coding sequence GTGAAGCGTCGCGCGCCGGCCCCCGCCCCTCCTCCCGCATCGCCCGCCCCCGCGGCGCCGGCGCTCGCCGCGCCGACGCGCATCCTCCTGACGCTCGCGGCCGGCGTCATCGTGCTCGTCGGCCTGTTCCTCGCCCGCGACGTGCTCGGCCCGCTCCTGCTCGGCGCCGTGATCGCGATCATCTGCCATCCCGTGCGACACCCGCTCGAGCGGCGCGGATGGCCGAGCTGGGCCGCGACGTCGGCGGTCATCGCGGTCGCCTACCTCGTGCTGGCGGCGCTCGCGGCGATGCTGGCGTTCGCCGCCATCCAGTTCACGCGTCTCGTCGTCGACTTCGCGCCCGAGCTGCGCGCGGCCGCCGACGGCATCATGACGTGGCTGCGCGACGTCGGGTTCGAGCGGCAGGCGGCCGACGCCGTGGCATCCGTGCTCGACCCCGGCTCCCTCGCGTCGCTCGCCGCATCGACCGGCAACGCCGTGCTGAGCGTGCTGATGGCGTTCTTCTTCGTGCTCGCCTATGTGATCTTCATGGCCGCCGACGGCGCCCGCTACGCGCGTGCCGAGGCCCGCTTCGGCTCGTCGATCACCGGGACGATGCAGCGCTTCCGGGCGTTCAACCGCGGCGTGCGCACGTATTACGTCGTCAACGCGACGTTCGGCGCGATCGTCGCGATCATCGACGGCCTCGCACTGTGGGCGCTGCAGGTGCCGGCCCCGATCGTGTGGGCGATCCTCGCCTTCGTCACGAACTTCATCCCCAACATCGGCTTCGTGCTCGGGCTCGTGCCGCCCGCCGTCCTCGCGCTCGTCGTAGGGGGCTGGCCGCTCATGCTCGCGGTCGTCGCGATCTACTGCGTCGTCAACGTGACGCTGCAGGTCATGATCCAGCCGAAGTTCGTGTCGGATGCCGTGGACATCACGCTCACGCTGAGCTTCTTCTCCGTCGTGTTCTGGACCCTCGTGGTCGGCCCGCTCGGCGCGATCCTGGCGATCCCGCTGACGCTGCTCACGCGCGCGCTGCTGCTGGAGCCCTATCCCGACCGGCGGTGGCTGCGCTGGCTGAGCGGCGAGGACGACGCCGCGCCGGGCGCCCCGCCCGCGCGGACCGCCGGCCCCGTCAGCTCGGGTCGATCCGCAGGACGGTCGGCGACGCGCCGATCGTGA
- a CDS encoding SDR family oxidoreductase, producing MARVLIVGGHGKVARLLLPLLAERGDAVTAAVRNPAHAADVEAAGATALVADVETLGTGEIAALVAGSDAVVWSAGAGGGDPARTYAVDRDAAIRTVDAAQRAGVRRFVTVSYFGARPDHGVDPGDSFFPYAEAKAAADEHVRASGLDWTVLGPSTLTLEPGTGLIDTASASSGRVSRENVALTIRAALDDDTTIGRTIRFNDGDTPIAAAIAG from the coding sequence ATGGCACGGGTTCTCATCGTCGGCGGGCACGGGAAGGTCGCGCGGCTGCTGCTGCCGCTGCTGGCGGAGCGAGGGGATGCCGTGACCGCGGCCGTCCGCAACCCCGCGCACGCCGCGGACGTCGAGGCCGCGGGCGCGACGGCGCTCGTCGCCGACGTCGAGACGCTCGGCACCGGCGAGATCGCCGCCCTCGTCGCGGGCTCCGACGCCGTCGTGTGGTCGGCAGGCGCGGGCGGCGGCGACCCGGCGCGCACCTATGCGGTCGATCGCGACGCCGCGATCCGCACCGTCGACGCCGCGCAGCGGGCCGGCGTGCGGCGCTTCGTGACGGTCTCGTACTTCGGTGCGCGGCCCGACCACGGCGTCGATCCCGGCGACTCGTTCTTCCCCTACGCCGAGGCGAAGGCCGCCGCCGACGAGCACGTGCGCGCATCGGGGCTCGACTGGACGGTCCTCGGCCCCAGCACCCTCACGCTCGAGCCCGGCACGGGGCTGATCGACACGGCATCCGCGTCGTCGGGCCGCGTCTCGCGCGAGAACGTCGCCCTGACCATCCGCGCCGCGCTCGACGACGACACGACGATCGGCCGCACCATCCGCTTCAACGACGGCGACACCCCGATCGCCGCCGCGATCGCGGGCTGA
- a CDS encoding FAD-dependent monooxygenase: MTRNTDTPPVDDTITDVDGALIVGGSLGGLTTALALADAGIPSTVLERTNGRTQRGVAILVAMSDLGRTVGDRARDVITDELGARAMRQGTYPHAWWDVYTALRRAADAEPLIRIVEDVHVDEVGHHDAQAWARDAAGRTWTAPLLIGADGYRSVTRRHVDASRPDADYAGYVVWLGQSELPERRRNNISGPDFMGGGRRMLAVYPLIQADDSVHSFGWGVFDPTQNGLLRELGALDGARVNYTPRVRDIDDDVYERMARVVEHEWPEPWAGPVAAAFRAREVIATPITEYLPDRVVSGPVALIGDAAHAQTPMTGAGFEEAVTDAEALAHALRDAASPVEGLQRYELARLADMRRRVSGGQSFSRSFAA, from the coding sequence GTGACCCGCAACACTGACACCCCTCCCGTCGACGACACGATCACCGACGTCGACGGCGCCCTCATCGTCGGCGGCTCGCTGGGCGGCCTCACGACGGCCCTCGCCCTCGCGGACGCCGGCATCCCCTCGACCGTGCTGGAGCGCACGAACGGCCGCACGCAGCGCGGCGTCGCGATCCTCGTCGCCATGAGCGACCTCGGCCGCACCGTGGGCGACCGCGCCCGCGACGTCATCACCGACGAGCTCGGCGCCCGCGCCATGCGACAGGGCACCTACCCGCACGCATGGTGGGACGTCTACACGGCCCTCCGTCGCGCCGCCGACGCCGAGCCCCTGATCCGCATCGTCGAGGACGTGCACGTCGACGAGGTCGGACACCACGACGCGCAGGCCTGGGCGCGCGACGCCGCGGGACGCACGTGGACCGCGCCGCTGCTCATCGGCGCCGACGGCTATCGCAGCGTCACGCGACGTCACGTCGACGCGAGCAGGCCCGACGCCGACTACGCCGGCTACGTCGTGTGGCTCGGCCAGTCGGAGCTGCCCGAGCGCCGGCGCAACAACATCTCGGGCCCCGACTTCATGGGCGGCGGGCGCCGGATGCTCGCCGTGTACCCGCTCATCCAGGCCGACGACAGCGTGCACAGCTTCGGCTGGGGCGTCTTCGACCCCACGCAGAACGGCCTGCTGCGCGAGCTCGGCGCCCTCGACGGGGCACGGGTGAACTACACGCCGCGCGTGCGCGACATCGACGACGACGTGTACGAGCGCATGGCCCGCGTCGTCGAGCACGAGTGGCCCGAGCCGTGGGCCGGTCCCGTCGCAGCGGCCTTCCGCGCCCGCGAGGTCATCGCGACCCCCATCACCGAGTATCTCCCCGACCGGGTCGTCAGCGGCCCGGTCGCGCTGATCGGCGACGCCGCGCACGCGCAGACGCCCATGACCGGCGCAGGGTTCGAGGAGGCCGTGACCGACGCCGAGGCGCTCGCCCATGCGCTGCGCGACGCGGCGTCCCCCGTCGAGGGCCTGCAGCGCTACGAGCTCGCGCGGCTCGCCGACATGCGCCGTCGCGTGAGCGGCGGGCAGTCGTTCAGCCGCTCGTTCGCGGCATAG
- a CDS encoding aminotransferase class I/II-fold pyridoxal phosphate-dependent enzyme: protein MKISQRAQRVEPFHALAFGQRAAALEAEGHHVVALSIGEPDFGAPPAVRDAMREVMDGRPLPYTEARGLLALREAIAGRYRAAHGVVVDPARIVITSGASAALLLATAATTDPGDEVVIADPSYPCNRELVTSFGGTVVTAPTTAASRYQLDADAVDAAWSERTAAVMIASPSNPTGTTVPFPELARICARARERGAWRIVDEIYLDLADPGPDGAPARTVLATDPDAIVIGSFSKFFGMTGWRLGWAVVPETLVTAVERLAMNYFLCASTPVQHAALAAFTPESLAICEQRRVELAARRALVLEGLADIGLPVPVVPDGAFYVYIDVSGTGWDAWTFCERALEEAHVALTPGRDFAAATAGTHVRLSYAASREELVEGLARLRTLLAGRTAAPTG, encoded by the coding sequence GTGAAGATCTCCCAGCGCGCCCAGCGCGTCGAGCCGTTCCACGCGCTGGCCTTCGGGCAGCGCGCCGCCGCGCTCGAGGCCGAGGGGCACCACGTGGTCGCGCTCTCGATCGGCGAGCCCGACTTCGGCGCCCCGCCGGCCGTGCGCGACGCCATGCGGGAGGTCATGGACGGCCGGCCGCTCCCCTACACCGAGGCGCGCGGCCTGCTCGCGCTGCGCGAGGCGATCGCGGGCCGCTACCGCGCCGCGCACGGCGTCGTGGTCGATCCGGCGCGCATCGTCATCACGTCGGGCGCGTCGGCGGCGCTGCTGCTGGCGACCGCGGCGACGACCGACCCCGGCGACGAGGTCGTCATCGCCGACCCCTCGTACCCGTGCAATCGCGAGCTCGTGACATCGTTCGGCGGCACGGTCGTGACGGCGCCGACCACGGCGGCATCCCGATACCAGCTCGACGCCGACGCCGTGGACGCGGCGTGGAGCGAGCGCACGGCGGCCGTCATGATCGCGAGCCCGTCGAACCCCACCGGCACGACGGTCCCGTTCCCCGAGCTGGCGAGGATCTGCGCCCGGGCCCGCGAGCGCGGCGCCTGGCGCATCGTCGACGAGATCTACCTCGACCTCGCCGACCCGGGCCCCGACGGCGCTCCCGCGCGCACCGTGCTCGCGACCGATCCGGATGCCATCGTGATCGGCAGCTTCTCGAAGTTCTTCGGCATGACGGGCTGGCGGCTGGGCTGGGCGGTCGTGCCCGAGACCCTGGTCACGGCGGTCGAGCGCCTGGCGATGAACTACTTCCTGTGCGCGTCGACGCCCGTGCAGCACGCGGCGCTCGCCGCGTTCACGCCCGAGTCGCTCGCGATCTGCGAACAGCGCCGCGTCGAGCTCGCCGCCCGCCGGGCGCTCGTGCTGGAGGGCCTCGCCGACATCGGCCTGCCCGTCCCCGTCGTCCCCGACGGGGCGTTCTACGTCTACATCGACGTGTCGGGGACGGGATGGGATGCCTGGACCTTCTGCGAGCGCGCCCTCGAGGAGGCCCACGTCGCCCTCACGCCGGGCCGCGACTTCGCCGCGGCGACGGCCGGCACGCACGTGCGGCTGTCCTACGCCGCCTCGCGGGAGGAGCTGGTCGAGGGCCTGGCGCGACTGCGGACCCTCCTTGCGGGGCGCACTGCTGCGCCCACGGGATGA